A single window of Granulicella mallensis MP5ACTX8 DNA harbors:
- a CDS encoding GlxA family transcriptional regulator — protein sequence MILSGVGHGVKDVIPSFHAMPHRLTFFVYPGFQLLDLSGPLSAFQMAADSSRKGRYQIEVVSTKGGAVSSAGGLTISTKRLSPGPIDTLIVVGGRGAWAIADFEKTVKAIQRLAGRSTRIASVCTGAFLLACAGLLDGRRATTHWRYARRLQRDYPRVKVDMDKIFIKDGAIWTSAGITAGIDLALAMIEEDMGIDVARGLAQELVVYLRRPGGQSQFSAMLDLEPESDRIKRTLLYIQKNLAAPLDLETLAEVARISTRHFGRSFRTETGETPAKAVERLRIEAARPRVEEGAESIELIASSVGFSDPERMRRAFIRHYGHPPQALRRVKKL from the coding sequence ATGATTCTGAGTGGGGTTGGACATGGCGTAAAGGACGTAATACCCTCGTTTCACGCCATGCCTCATCGACTTACATTTTTCGTCTATCCCGGCTTTCAACTCCTCGATCTCTCCGGACCGCTCAGCGCCTTCCAGATGGCAGCAGACAGTTCCAGGAAAGGCCGTTATCAAATCGAAGTGGTTTCGACAAAGGGAGGTGCTGTCAGCAGTGCAGGAGGGCTCACGATATCGACGAAGCGGTTGTCTCCTGGACCGATCGATACCTTGATCGTCGTGGGTGGGCGTGGGGCATGGGCGATCGCAGATTTCGAGAAGACAGTGAAGGCCATTCAACGTCTGGCTGGCCGCTCTACTCGCATTGCAAGTGTCTGTACCGGCGCGTTTTTGCTCGCGTGTGCGGGGCTTCTCGATGGCCGGCGGGCGACCACTCACTGGAGATACGCCCGGAGACTTCAACGCGACTATCCGCGGGTCAAGGTAGATATGGACAAGATCTTCATCAAGGATGGAGCGATCTGGACGTCCGCAGGTATCACGGCAGGCATTGATCTGGCCCTCGCGATGATAGAGGAAGACATGGGAATCGATGTCGCGCGTGGCTTAGCGCAGGAGCTGGTCGTCTATCTTCGGCGCCCCGGAGGCCAATCGCAATTTTCAGCGATGCTCGATCTGGAACCTGAGTCGGATCGGATTAAACGCACGCTACTGTACATCCAAAAGAACCTTGCGGCTCCTCTGGATCTTGAAACGCTGGCCGAGGTAGCACGTATCAGCACGCGTCATTTCGGACGGTCCTTTCGGACCGAGACCGGAGAGACTCCCGCCAAAGCAGTTGAGCGGTTACGCATTGAAGCGGCACGTCCACGCGTGGAAGAGGGCGCGGAATCAATAGAGCTGATCGCTTCATCGGTTGGATTTTCTGATCCCGAAAGAATGCGCCGTGCCTTTATCCGCCACTATGGACATCCTCCACAAGCACTACGACGCGTGAAGAAGCTATAG
- a CDS encoding DJ-1/PfpI family protein encodes MINPYQRRFGRAQPVVAVLADNSGTELSDFVVPFGILSRSKSAKVIAVSLLPGTVPMRPALRLEMQQTTAQFDAGYREGADYVIVPAMMNETDPSLLAWIKAQAAKGSTIVSICNGAIVVANTGLMNGHRATAHWGTESLRLANYPDVRWEKNIRYVADGKIVSSSGISASIMISLALVEAIAGHERAAAVAREVGVAQWSSRHNSDSFQWRSGEKAKAGSMRDNHDAGELIGIPVAPGIDEVALALTAEAYTHSHRAHAVAMAEKTEPVLTLHGLLVIPENIVGRDPRPDRVLPSLNAGPSVLVLDKTLAEIEATYGREAAYSAARVMEYRYFSENKL; translated from the coding sequence ATGATTAATCCTTATCAGAGAAGATTTGGCCGGGCTCAACCGGTAGTAGCTGTCCTGGCGGACAACAGTGGAACGGAGCTCTCCGACTTTGTTGTTCCTTTTGGGATTCTGTCCCGCTCGAAGTCTGCAAAAGTCATAGCGGTTTCACTCCTGCCCGGCACGGTTCCTATGCGCCCGGCGCTTCGGCTGGAGATGCAGCAGACAACAGCACAGTTCGATGCGGGCTATCGCGAGGGAGCTGACTACGTAATCGTCCCTGCCATGATGAACGAGACGGATCCTTCTCTCCTTGCATGGATCAAAGCCCAGGCTGCGAAGGGAAGTACGATCGTCAGCATCTGCAATGGGGCAATTGTCGTGGCAAATACCGGTTTGATGAATGGGCATCGTGCCACAGCGCATTGGGGCACTGAGAGCCTGAGGCTCGCCAACTACCCGGACGTGCGCTGGGAGAAGAACATCCGGTATGTAGCAGATGGAAAGATCGTTTCCAGCTCCGGTATTAGTGCGTCGATCATGATCTCCCTCGCACTTGTCGAGGCGATTGCCGGACACGAACGGGCTGCGGCTGTCGCCAGGGAAGTCGGAGTCGCTCAATGGAGTTCCAGGCATAACAGCGATTCGTTTCAGTGGCGTTCAGGAGAGAAAGCAAAAGCGGGCTCTATGCGTGACAATCACGATGCAGGAGAACTCATCGGCATCCCTGTCGCTCCTGGCATCGACGAAGTGGCTCTGGCATTGACGGCTGAGGCTTACACCCACTCCCATCGCGCCCATGCTGTAGCGATGGCAGAAAAAACAGAACCGGTTTTGACCCTTCACGGATTGCTCGTAATACCGGAGAACATCGTGGGACGCGATCCAAGACCTGATCGTGTCCTGCCGTCCTTGAACGCCGGACCCTCCGTGTTGGTGTTGGATAAAACGCTCGCGGAGATTGAGGCGACCTATGGCCGAGAAGCTGCCTATTCCGCTGCGCGGGTCATGGAATATCGCTATTTCAGCGAGAACAAACTCTAA